The Chrysemys picta bellii isolate R12L10 chromosome 12, ASM1138683v2, whole genome shotgun sequence genome has a segment encoding these proteins:
- the LOC101945131 gene encoding LOW QUALITY PROTEIN: proline-rich transmembrane protein 1 (The sequence of the model RefSeq protein was modified relative to this genomic sequence to represent the inferred CDS: inserted 2 bases in 1 codon) — translation MSSEKTGLPDSGPHTSPPPYNAPLQPPPPPPDAPNNAPLIPGYNDPPHLPPHSGTATLPRLGGAATLPRPPPTSATLPRPPHHHSATLPRLPPDPYMQETQFNAPPPXGYMVQTHPPMGTLPIGGYMHPGYPVQLQPCTAYVPVYPVGTPYPPGNPPPGVPPPQMPPGIAILEPRRPPHDYLPIAVLTTICCFWPTGIIAIIKAVQVRTAVARGDIVSAEIASREARNFSFISLAVGIAAMVLCTILTVVIIIAAQHHDNDWDP, via the exons GCTTACCGGACTCTggcccccacacctccccccctccctacAACGCCCCACtgcagccgccccctcccccacctgacgCCCCCAACAATGCCCCCCTCATCCCCGGCTACAATGACCCCCCGCACCTGCCCCCCCACTCTGGCACCGCCACCCTGCCCCGCCTCGGGGGGGCGGCCACCCTGCCCCGGCCGCCCCCCACCTCGGCCACCCTACCCcggcccccccaccaccactcagcCACCCTGCCGCGCTTGCCCCCCGACCCCTACATGCAGGAGACCCAGTTcaacgcccccccccc ggggtaCATGGTCCAGACGCACCCGCCCATGGGGACCCTGCCCATCGGGGGGTACATGCACCCCGGCTACCctgtgcagctgcagccctgcacagCCTACGTCCCCGTGTACCCTGTAGGCACG CCGTACCCCCCTGGCAACCCTCCCCCTGGGGTCCCCCCGCCACAGATGCCACCAGGAATCGCCATCCTGGAGCCGCGCCGGCCGCCCCACGACTACCTGCCCATCGCAGTGCTCACCACCATCTGCTGCTTCTGGCCCACGGGCATCATCGCCATCATCAAAGCTGTGCAG GTACGGACGGCCGTGGCGCGGGGGGACATCGTGTCAGCCGAGATCGCGTCACGCGAGGCCCGGAACTTCTCCTTCATCAGCCTGGCCGTGGGCATCGCCGCCATGGTCCTGTGCACCATCCTCACCGTTGTCATCATCATCGCCGCGCAGCACCACGACAACGACTGGGACCCCTAG